CTTTCTACCTTATATTCACCCCGCTCACGGGAGTTTGCAGCGGTGATAACATTTGAGCAAGTGCTTGATAGTGATTTAGCTTCAGTTTCATTGGCTGATAATGCTGGTGGGATAGATTCCCTCGCTAGGAGAGTGGACAACAATTCCTTTCTTTGATTTGTGTGGTTTGCTCTTTCAAAACTTTTATACAAAGATTTAGTGCAGGCATGTGTACGGTCCGACAAGTTCTTGGATCCTGAAGCAGGGTGAAGGATTGCAAATAGTGACTCCTAGTTGGTTCTTGAATAAATCCGGTTTGTTGGTCTCAGTTTTGTATCAGAGTTTCCATTCTAGTCATTCAATTAGGAGTTCTCCAATTGATTTAATCCGATCCTATTTTTTGTCTTCACGAGAATTAGAAAACAATATATAATATGCAAGAACTCAATGCTTACAGAAAAACAAGTTTAACAATTCCTCAACTTCAAAGCGGTAGATTGGATAACAGAGACCCATAGAAAGACATCAAACAATCTCTTAACATCAAAGCAGTAGAGTGGGATAACAGAGACCCACAGAAAGACATCAAACCATCTTTTAACCCACAGAAAGACATCAAACCCTCTCAAGAGTCGCTAGGACACGACCAAATACAATAACTCTCCAgtcataataatattaatacGTATTGAAATGGTCGCTTAAGGGATCATTCCGAGACTACATACAAATTGGAGGTATTCACAcctaaacaattttttttttgttttcaaagTCCCTCCAACCTTATAGTCCTCAGTAGGATTAGCCCATGTCTAAGCTCGTAAAACTGGAATAGTCATTCTGTATGGTTAGTGGATATGGAATGTCTTCCATCGCTGGAGCTGCAGTAAAATGCTCATTTTGCTGTACTATCATTGGGGATACACCAAAATGCCCATTTTGTTGTACCATCATTGGAGCTACATCAAAATGCCCATTTTGCTCCACTATCTGCATCGtacaaaataaatatataagcaaaaagacaaacaaacaaacaaccaAATGGATAATAAGAAAAAAACTCCATCCAAAAACAATCATTTTAAGCAACAGGCAATGATGATTTCAAGATATGTGGtatattttcttccttttttttttaaaggaaaatGTGGTATATTTTCTTGCAGAAATTCCTCAGCAACAAATCAATTATTCGAAGCAATTGCTTTAATTTTCATGATTATATAATTTGACTGTTACTCTTGATGAAAGATATATGCAAAAATCAAAGAAAGCTTCTACTTCTACCCCAAAATAAGGAAATCTTTTACAGTTTTTAGTGAGTGATTGTTTGGAAAAAATAGAACTGAAGTAGATGTCTTACTACCTTATTTTTAAGGGACTGGATTTCCTGGAACATTACCTGCATCTGTtcatgagaaatttaattagagACATGTCAGTTTAagctaagatatgtcagaaaaaaaCCTTTGTGAATGAGTTCCCAACCTTTGTGGCACGTACGTGATACGTCCAAATTTCGAGATGCCTTTCCAGGGCATGCAGCTCCTCCAGTGTCATATTGTCAGAGGCTCCCATATCTCCAGACATGTACCTGTCACCCAAGTTCTTTGAACTCATGCACAAACTTTGTCATTAAGTTAAGATCGTTTGGGTTACTTTTTACATTTGTTGATTTATTTGCAGGAGAGCTGTGAAGGTTTTTGGTGTTGAGGCAGGCAAAAACGGAACACATATTTAAGCATGCAACCACAACAAGTTCTGACACCGGATCTAGCTCTTGATAGAGTTTATTGGTAAAGAAAGGTCCATTCAACCATCCACTAAACTAGGAGAAGGCTTAGTAGCTACTGACATTATAGTGGATATATAGTTATTTTGCACCTTGTGTAATTACTTGTTGTTACTTCGTTATAAATTCTAACTCTCTCCCAATTCATGATTACATGCTGGAAGGAAGCAATAAATTATGAGTTGCATTCTTTGTGACAAATTGGCCTAGAGCCCACTAGCTGCAATCTCTAGTAGAAACCTGCTACATGCCCTAAGTAATTTCTTACAACTAATGCTGTAGAGGATTTGCACTCTTCAAATCCTGGGGCTTATTCCGGAGGCATTTGGCTTAAGTAATTCTCATTAATGGTGCTCCCACTGtagttcattaaaaaaaaaaaaagagaaaatattgtttgtataaatagataattttattctATAAGAAACACTTCTTTTGAGATATGAAGAAATTGCATAATGAGCTAGATAGATTGTATACCAAGCCAAATGGATTCATGGGAGGggcaccaattttttttttttttggtaccgtACATGTTAAGTTAGTGATAACAAAGTCACCAACTTGTTATACCATAATCTACCATAATTTGGGCTAAGTAGGGATGTCATGGAAAGAAAAATGCTTTGTACCCCTAGGTATGGCTTGTCCTAGAGTTTTGCAAACTGCCAGGCCTAAAAGCAATAAGGCCCTTCATGAATGATCTACCCATGGTGCACAAAAACCTAGTTTGGTGTTCATTCAGGGTAAGCCAAGGGTGCATGGAGCCGTACTCTTTTGTGCACCATGAGGGAACCTTCCAATTAAGGAAGTTGCTAAAATGACTAAAAAATGAAAAGAGGAGACCTGATGGTGTGTTACCATTCTGTCTCATTTAAGCCTAAATCATCCAAAGCTATTTAGGGGTGCGCCTAGGTTCCGGCGGCCTAATGCGCTAAGGATTGTGTTGTAAGTAGATATTGGAAAAAGAAGGCCCATTAACTGTAACAGTTTCATGTTTTTTTCTCTCTTAAGAATCGGCTAGGGTTTCATTCTTTATCCTATTATGTTCATCCTTCTCGGTTCCTCTTATATATGTGTTTGTATATAAATGCACATAGACTGCATGTTCTATCACTAGAATTAGATCATTTGGTTATTTAGGTGAACCCCTCTTAATAGTAGGATAATCGTTTGTTGTTGTTATAACAATTTAAGATCTCACTCAAAAGGACTAGTGGGaagatattattttaaatttcttgatcctatataaatatctaagatcTTTCTAGTAAAAAactaatatgaaattaaatacatgCTCACACGACAGTCTTTTTAGATTCTTATATAGAATCAAAGAACCTAAATTATACCTTTTGgctagtctttttggatgaggTCCTAGGTTGTTACAATtatagtgaaaattttattattacacTAAAGGATTTCTTCATATAATATCTATTGCAAGATTAAAGCCAACTTCTCTTCTTATTAACCAACTAATATAATTACATTTCATTTTAGGAGGACAATAAGCTAATAAAACACATGGTATATAagtaatggattttttttttaatttttattttttaaaagagaGGGAGATATTTGAGATGCACCATTTGGGACTCAAAAAGAGAAACTCTAGTTCTTATATGGAGAGGTATAGCAATTGGTGCAAGCTTTAGTTTTGGGTATGCAATACATAGTTATAAATCTATGTATACATGTACAATATACAAGGTCGAGAAATTAGAAATAAGGTTGATCTTGACTAGATGGCTGAGGATCGACATCGATGCTCCAAGATATTTGATGTGTTTGAgtatctttaaaatatttattattaaaaaattatatgatttggagaTCCCTACTTATGATCCAATAGTCAAAAAATAtgcattatttatattatttaaattatccaTTTTAACCATTAGATGTATAAGTGATGTATAGGTTAGGGATCTCCAGACTGTATGATTTTTTGATAGTAAATAGTTTAGAGATAGTAGATAATATTCAGCAGCTTGGATCATTGGTGCTGGGCCCTTGGTCATTTGTTCAAGTTGATTTTATTTGGATTCTATATATtaggtgtgtgtgtgtatatatagatatatataaatacacacacatacatacatacctatatacatatatatatgtatgcatgcatgcatacatatacacacattcACATGCATACATGGAAATGCATAAGGGCTCACCTCAAACACTTCTGTAGTATGTTGATCTCTTGCTTTAGAACTGATATCTCCTGTTTAAAAGATTCCTGAATATACGTAGAAAATCTTCAACTGTGAGAGAAGATAATTGTGAACTAGAAGGCATAGCTTATATATTAATGCTATCATCCAATTAATTTATGTAATTGTGCATGGTAGTATGGCATGTTCTATGTGCTCATATAGTTATGACGGTTAAAAATTGTGTACTTACCATGCAAGATGGGATTGCACCACCTAAACCCATAGGCATGAAGAATGGAAATCATGTATTACAGAAGCCTGTCATGCACtagaaatattataaataatttatgtaaGCACAGATAAGCTAACTAAAAGAGGGTAAGTCTTtgtttttttagaagaaaaatctTCTCTTGGCTTCAGGATGATAGATTGTCATCGTCGTAGAGGGTGACTCTATAACAGTGGTGTGCTAGCTCCAGGGGTGTATGCACGAGGGGTGTGCTGCTCATCCCATCtttcaggatatcataatttcattCATTGAGTGCACTGTTTTGATCATCAGGCATATCTTTCAGAAGATGAACACTATAACGAACTGGATGGCAACATTTATAATAGAGCACTTTGAGGATACTCTATGGATGGACTCGAGGTTGGCCCTACAACTCCTCTAGGACATTTTGCTTTCTGATTTTTTTGGatgtatttatataaaaattttatgaataattCATTTTTtatcggaaaaaaaaaaaggatagatcTTTGATGCAATGGTTTACGTACTCTATTGTGACTTAGATTTTATGGATTTAAAATACAGAAATAGCCTctttgcaataggggctggggtTGCATATGTTTGACCCTCATTTGATCCCACAGTAACGAGGGCCTTGTGCATTGGAATGCCCCTTTCGCAGACAAGTTAACTGAGCTAGTTGAGCAAACTGATAATGTTGTTAGCAAACTTAgtttaaatatgaaatatttgAAATTTCCTCCACAACACCaaattttgcttttttttttttcttttgaatctaGTTAAGTAATAAGCATATTGCCTGGAACaatgattttcttttttcttttttgaagtaATATGCTGGGAGTGCCTCCTTCTCAAGTTGAACTTGGGACTTGGACAGGGCTGCCAACCGGCTGAAATAAGTCTGGTTGGCAACCCCCGATTAAGTACTCAATTACCATTGAAATATATATGCACGTGAACAAATATTGCATGCATAGGCATGATCACATGCATGAATGCGCACAGATGTGCATGTACATATTTATGCATAGACACAAGCAGGCATGAACAAACACAAACACATTGTCCCAGACATTAAACAGTTACAAGCGGTGCAGAGAAATTATAGCTCTGGAGTGCGTGCAATTTTGTTTCTTATTCACAGGAAAGTTTGCTTATGGTCTTCTGTTTTTGTGCTGGACTTGCATAGCATATTCAAGGATTTGAGGTGTTTAAGTTGGCCATTCGTAGTACCTAGCAAACAGTAATTTTCTTAATGAACTTGCTAAGTTCCATAATtttgcttcaaaaaaaaaaaaaaaatcaaaataactaGAGGCATACAATAGTAAATTATTATGATTACAGTGCCAGGATCGATGATGCCCATTTATTGGCAATAACCTTATGGCtaatgatttagcaagaagcaaatcTTAATATTATATTACCAACTCCAACAAGAAGCAATTCTTAGGGTTCTCATATGGTCAATGATTCAGTGGGCTGCATGCCAAACTAGAAGCGACGAACGGTGAGATCACTCTCCTTTAGACCAGTCTAGTGTAAAAATCCTATACTAAGAAACAAAAAGAAGTTGACATCCTAAAAGGACAAACAACAGAAGCTAAATGGTAATGCATCTCCCAAAAGTAATGTTTTTACAAATTTGGTTTCTTAGCCCAGCACCAACAGAATTCCCACTTTATAATTTGTCTATTTATAACTCAATTTAATCAACAAAGCCATAATCCAACTCTAAACCCGTTTATATGGGATTTTCCTACCATGCTTTTCTGAATAGCCCACTTTTATATGGCGATAGTGAGGAGCCTTCTGAAAGAGCTGCGTTGAATAATGAAGTGCCTATATGACCCTTTTTGTTGCTACATTTGCCTAGCCTATGATCTTTGCACCAAACCCTGATTGCAATCAGTATATATTCCATTAAAGAAAAGAATCCGTAAATTGAATCCATTTGTCACTTAAGCTAATACATGCTCATCTAGCCATCTATAGTTCTGATTAATAGTATAATTTTGTTATGCTTAATTTTGTGAAGTCCAAAAGAGTATGAAAAAGACCTGTGCTTGGATCACTTCACCCCCTTCAGTTTGAGCTTCTCCACTTGTCTTCCTGTACCTTTCAATCAAGCCTTCCATAGTCCTTACATAATTCAAAAATAGAAGCTCAGATGTATACTTAAGGCTTGAAACAGAAGCAAGGTAAGTTATTTTTTACTGATCATACTGCATCACATATGAGATGATAAATATAGGTCAAGGGTTGGGGCCAAGAAATAAATAACATATACCCCCTGGTGGCTAGCTCATAGAGCTTGCCATGTGTGGAGAAGATGATGATACCAATATCGGCATCGGTTAACACTGATAGCTCCTTCGCCTTCTTGAGCAGCCCTGCCCGGCGTTTGCAGAACGTGACCTGCCGGTGGACGGGGTTCTCAATCCTCCTCATCTGCACCTTGCCGCGTGCCATCTCCGCAGACAACCTCCCACTAGTTTTGACTAGCTTCGAGGTTGTTGCAGTACTGTTCTGAGCTCTAGCTGTCTCTATTGCACTATAGTGATGACTCTGGGGAGGGGCTAGATTTCACATAGGAGAACATTCGAGCTAGAGCAATCAGTTAGGCCATCTTTATGCATCACTGGAATCACTTGAACAGTGATCTCTTTGATCTACTTTAATATATATGTACCTTCTGGAGCCTGTTGATTAGACTAAGGATCCCTCATGGTACTCATGCCTATCTGGTTCTTTGGAGGCATAGCAAACTTATGGTCATTCTTAATTATCTAATGCATTAGTGGGTCTTTTGCAGATCCTCAATGGGCCCTTGCAAGTCTTCATGATACATATAATTCTTGGTTAATGAGTTGCCCATATGGTGCCATACCAGCTTTATTCTTTGTATAGGCTTGTATCTTAATGCAtgtcattctttttctttttttttttctgagtgtAATTGTGTTCTTTTTGGTGAGAAAGCTAGATGACTTTGACTAAATAAACTATATCTTTGGAGTCACATCTCTTCCTCTCGTTCCTCTTTCTCATGCTTTGGGTGCAAGAATCCTGTCAAATCAAAAGGGAGGCTCTCATTGATGGGAATCCTCCTCCACCCACCAGTGACAGTCTATAGATCCGACTTCATCACTAGGGTTTTTGGGAGGCCCACTTTGTGTCCTTGGGCAAGAGGAGACATTCCCTTGTGGGATGCCTCATGGATGCTTGTGGTTTAGGATATAAAGCTTGATTAGATTCCAATTACTTTTCTTAATAAAATGGGATGGTAAGGGTATATCAAAGCGCATTGGACTTTGATAATAAAAGAACCTTAAGTGCCCTCATGCATGGCCTAGTTGAAGATGATTGGCCACTCTTGATTTTGTTGGTTCCCATCCTTTATTATGTGCCCTCAAGAAATGAAAGCTAGTCAGAATTTGCAAATAAACTGAAGCTGAGACATGGAAGATCATGTGTAATAACATTTATGTGGCAGGCACAGTTGGTAGAAACCACCAGAAAGCCTGAAAATTGCTTCGGTCTTATTCATCAGATAGTGTGTCTTCTTACTTCTGATCATATCCTATCGCTTTGAGCTGATAAAGATTAATTTAGGGCATTCATGCAATATTTATAGCTAGCCACTTTGCTATTTAGTTAGTTACATGAACATGGAGCAATGTATGTCCTTCTGAAATGATTAAGTAATTTCTTGCTCCAATTTCCGAAGGAATCAGGTCATCAGTGAACATTCTTTGGACCTCATATAAGGATTCCATTTTAGCCACATATGCACATACTCATTTTGCGTGAACTCTCGTGTGTTTTTCATATAAATTAAATACATACCACAAACCTCCAATGAGTAACTAGAATTGAATTAAGGGACTCGGTTCAAGGAATGCTCATTTGAGCCAATGAAACTTGGGTCTGCTACTTTGCACCTCTCCTCAATTCATCTCCTGCTATGTATTGAATTTACATATTCACCAGGAAACTTCAATCACAAATTAACTTGATGAATTCATTTGAAAGAAATCATCATTTAAGCCAGCGAGACTTGGGTCTGCTAATTTGTAAGTCTCTTCTGGATGATCTCCTGAGAAGAGATTCTGGATAGGAACACAACAAGTAGCATTCATATTGTATT
Above is a genomic segment from Elaeis guineensis isolate ETL-2024a chromosome 1, EG11, whole genome shotgun sequence containing:
- the LOC109505447 gene encoding MADS-box transcription factor 26-like, which codes for MARGKVQMRRIENPVHRQVTFCKRRAGLLKKAKELSVLTDADIGIIIFSTHGKLYELATRGTMEGLIERYRKTSGEAQTEGGEVIQAQESFKQEISVLKQEINILQKCLRYMSGDMGASDNMTLEELHALERHLEIWTYHVRATKMQVMFQEIQSLKNKIVEQNGHFDVAPMMVQQNGHFGVSPMIVQQNEHFTAAPAMEDIPYPLTIQNDYSSFTSLDMG